One Brevibacillus choshinensis genomic window carries:
- a CDS encoding heterocycloanthracin/sonorensin family bacteriocin — protein MDEFKNELKKLKVEKVRSGEVTPWDSANQNDTMMVRGRCGGRCGGCHRCSSCSCSCSCSCSCSCSCSCSCSCSCSCSCSCFFPCFFVCFV, from the coding sequence ATGGACGAATTTAAAAATGAGCTGAAAAAGTTAAAGGTCGAAAAGGTGAGAAGTGGAGAAGTAACGCCCTGGGATAGCGCCAACCAAAATGACACGATGATGGTTCGCGGGCGCTGTGGTGGGCGCTGCGGCGGCTGTCACAGGTGCTCCAGCTGTTCCTGCAGTTGTTCCTGCAGTTGTTCCTGCAGCTGCTCTTGCTCTTGCTCTTGCTCTTGCTCCTGCAGTTGCTCCTGCAGCTGTTTCTTCCCTTGCTTCTTCGTTTGCTTTGTCTAA
- a CDS encoding DUF805 domain-containing protein, with translation MHWYFDVLKKYVAFSGRARRKEYWMFVLFSVIISLVLSLVENLIGIPQVLTSIYSLAVLLPSLGVLVRRLHDTGRSGWWFLLAFIPVIGTIILLVFMCQDSKEDNQYGPNPKAGTNVSV, from the coding sequence ATGCATTGGTATTTTGATGTACTGAAGAAGTACGTTGCATTTTCGGGAAGGGCAAGACGCAAGGAATATTGGATGTTTGTATTGTTCAGCGTCATTATTAGTTTAGTCCTTTCATTGGTGGAAAATTTGATCGGGATTCCTCAGGTTTTGACCAGCATTTATTCCTTAGCTGTTTTACTGCCTTCTTTGGGTGTACTGGTACGTCGTCTGCACGATACGGGAAGAAGCGGCTGGTGGTTCCTGCTTGCGTTTATCCCTGTCATCGGTACGATTATCCTCTTGGTGTTCATGTGCCAAGACAGCAAGGAAGATAACCAATACGGTCCGAATCCAAAAGCGGGGACAAATGTCTCTGTTTAA
- a CDS encoding SagB family peptide dehydrogenase — MSLEAFLHELHYTDKTKPMEHEVDWGDSPLPYKLYKGLPVISLSSEVPLTLEDRARSKKPDLEEIGHFLWYVYGLAQFSQTVTELGVGDTGSMLLQSLRRFVPSGGGLYPSELYVYLKTEEQTCGIYHYDVAHHRLVLLRGGNFDSYLAAALGHRCEMTSCFACVFVSTMYWKNFFKYHNFAYRLQGLDAGIVVGQLLEVAKRFGYEAGVYYQFLDRAVHHLLGVPEKEEGVYAIIPLSVEPQMSWFADCAPGEGNLTAAQLCAELPAVIHEHEIRSRRVKEYPLLISMSEASRLESVQQFRMIGKESMDSETDATIALPMVRRLSYDFASVCKKRYSPELDFVMGKVNQEQLAALLHETAVSFPYRNDLDGKTTNPHPRVSLYGCLYNVEGIENGAYRYDGASHSLQSIRPGDHRLWLQYALTLGNVNVTQVPLCFHVAGDHGHLLSTLGYRGYRVQQMEAGMLVQRMLLAAGALGMGGHPLLGYDGGSIDELYLLGDKGKGSLIQIPVGGYRHRPRLQGSLSG, encoded by the coding sequence ATGAGCCTGGAGGCATTTTTACATGAATTGCATTACACCGATAAGACAAAACCAATGGAGCACGAGGTGGACTGGGGCGATTCACCCTTGCCGTATAAGCTCTACAAAGGCTTGCCTGTCATTTCCCTTTCCTCGGAAGTGCCGCTGACGCTAGAAGATCGAGCTCGGAGCAAAAAGCCTGACCTGGAAGAGATTGGGCACTTCCTTTGGTACGTGTACGGCCTGGCGCAATTCAGCCAGACTGTCACAGAATTGGGAGTCGGTGACACAGGCAGTATGCTTCTGCAGTCGTTACGAAGGTTTGTCCCCTCCGGCGGCGGGCTGTACCCGAGTGAATTGTACGTCTATCTGAAGACGGAAGAGCAGACGTGCGGCATTTACCATTATGATGTGGCTCATCATCGGTTGGTGCTTCTGCGAGGGGGAAACTTTGATTCCTATCTGGCTGCCGCACTGGGCCATCGGTGTGAAATGACGAGCTGCTTTGCCTGTGTTTTCGTATCGACGATGTATTGGAAAAACTTTTTTAAATACCACAACTTCGCGTATCGTCTGCAAGGCTTGGACGCAGGGATCGTGGTCGGGCAGCTGCTGGAGGTAGCCAAACGGTTTGGTTATGAGGCAGGGGTATACTATCAGTTTTTGGATCGCGCCGTTCACCATCTGCTAGGGGTGCCAGAAAAAGAGGAGGGCGTGTACGCGATCATCCCCCTGTCGGTGGAGCCGCAGATGAGCTGGTTTGCAGACTGCGCCCCAGGGGAGGGGAATCTCACTGCCGCTCAGTTATGTGCAGAACTCCCGGCTGTTATCCATGAGCACGAAATCCGGTCGCGCAGGGTCAAAGAGTATCCGCTCTTGATCAGCATGAGCGAAGCGTCCCGCCTGGAGTCTGTGCAGCAGTTCCGGATGATTGGGAAAGAGAGCATGGACAGTGAGACTGATGCGACGATCGCTCTCCCTATGGTTCGCAGGCTGTCTTATGACTTCGCTTCTGTCTGCAAGAAGCGGTATTCCCCGGAGCTCGACTTCGTGATGGGAAAAGTGAATCAAGAACAGCTAGCAGCTCTTTTGCACGAAACGGCAGTCTCCTTCCCTTATCGCAATGACCTGGATGGTAAGACAACGAATCCCCATCCTCGCGTTTCCTTGTACGGATGCTTGTACAACGTGGAGGGAATCGAAAACGGGGCTTATCGCTACGACGGCGCTTCGCACAGCTTGCAGTCAATACGGCCTGGAGATCATCGGCTCTGGCTGCAATATGCCCTGACGCTTGGGAACGTGAATGTGACTCAGGTTCCCCTGTGCTTCCATGTAGCGGGAGATCACGGCCATCTCCTCTCGACATTAGGCTACCGGGGCTATCGCGTGCAGCAGATGGAGGCAGGAATGCTCGTGCAGCGCATGCTCTTGGCGGCGGGCGCCCTGGGGATGGGAGGACATCCGCTGCTCGGATATGATGGAGGAAGCATCGATGAGCTCTATCTGCTGGGTGACAAAGGAAAGGGAAGCTTGATTCAAATTCCGGTAGGTGGCTATCGACATCGGCCGAGGCTGCAGGGGAGTTTGTCTGGTTAG
- a CDS encoding TOMM precursor leader peptide-binding protein, with protein sequence MSAVVTVVGNGQLADLVCKELAGQYIVVRQSEWGTGIPKETDLALVLHDSWQPAAHLEAEKRLQSSGIPWLRGFVSFGEGVIGPLVLPEKPGCSQCADLRMLMAGHDRKEMVELYSRRIEHGEMTKDAWATPSGFLQMSYLIVAQTRKFLGGDKAQTEGHVYIMNLKTLKSSRHFILPDPTCKVCGHYPDDTAEAAQISLQPSPKTGANSYRCIPVDDLKKVLSPDYLDYRTGFLNGKMRDLVSPFADVSVNLPLFRGDEPTAGRTSSFEISEMTAILEGLERYCGMAPRGKRTVVRDTLRNLGDQALDPVTVGLHAKEQYEQPGYPFKPFDPDRTLSWVWGYSFLRERPILVPELLAYYSLGYGDGFVFETSNGCALGGSLEEAIFYGILEVVERDSFLMTWYANLQLPRLDPYSAPDRELRLMLDRLRAVAGYEIHLFNATMENGIPSVWTIAKNRKEQGINLICAGGAHPDPVRAVKSSIYEAAAMLLTLNDKFEANREEYLQMFHDPFKVRKMDDHSMLYGLPEAEERLHFLLDDARPLRTFAEEFKEQEWNHDLTDDLRGFLQKFRQLHLDVIVVDQTTPEILRNGLHCVKVLIPGMLPMTFGQQLTRVSGLERVLRVPMELGYTTKPLRYDQLNSHPHPFP encoded by the coding sequence GTGAGTGCGGTGGTAACCGTAGTAGGCAACGGGCAGCTTGCCGACCTCGTATGCAAGGAGCTGGCTGGTCAGTACATCGTCGTACGTCAGTCCGAATGGGGAACAGGGATACCCAAAGAGACGGATCTGGCTCTCGTTTTGCACGATTCCTGGCAGCCTGCTGCACACCTGGAGGCAGAAAAAAGATTGCAGTCATCTGGCATTCCATGGCTCCGGGGGTTTGTTTCCTTTGGCGAAGGCGTCATAGGTCCGCTAGTGCTTCCTGAAAAACCGGGTTGCTCGCAATGTGCGGACCTGCGTATGCTCATGGCAGGACATGACCGTAAAGAGATGGTGGAGCTGTATTCGAGGCGAATCGAACACGGCGAGATGACGAAAGACGCATGGGCCACGCCGAGCGGATTTTTGCAAATGTCCTATCTGATCGTGGCACAGACCCGGAAATTCTTGGGGGGAGACAAGGCGCAAACGGAAGGTCATGTGTACATCATGAACCTGAAGACCTTGAAAAGCTCTCGGCATTTTATCCTGCCTGATCCTACGTGCAAAGTGTGCGGTCATTATCCAGATGACACGGCAGAGGCAGCACAGATTTCGCTGCAACCGAGTCCAAAGACTGGCGCGAACAGCTATCGGTGCATTCCCGTTGATGACCTGAAAAAAGTATTGAGCCCGGACTATCTGGATTACCGAACCGGCTTTTTGAATGGAAAAATGCGGGACCTGGTCTCTCCGTTTGCAGATGTCAGTGTGAATCTGCCGCTGTTTCGGGGAGACGAGCCGACAGCCGGACGAACGAGCTCCTTTGAAATCAGCGAAATGACGGCGATCCTGGAGGGATTGGAGCGGTATTGCGGAATGGCTCCTCGCGGAAAACGGACGGTGGTTCGTGATACGCTCCGCAACCTGGGGGATCAGGCGCTTGATCCTGTCACCGTCGGGCTGCACGCAAAGGAGCAGTATGAGCAGCCAGGTTATCCTTTCAAGCCCTTTGATCCGGACCGCACCCTCAGCTGGGTATGGGGTTACTCCTTTTTGCGGGAACGCCCGATCCTGGTGCCGGAGCTGCTGGCCTATTACAGCCTGGGCTATGGAGATGGGTTTGTCTTTGAGACTTCGAATGGCTGCGCACTTGGCGGAAGCTTGGAAGAGGCTATTTTCTACGGCATTCTGGAGGTCGTCGAGCGCGATTCCTTCCTGATGACCTGGTATGCGAATTTACAGCTCCCACGCCTGGATCCGTACTCCGCGCCAGATCGGGAGCTGCGGCTGATGCTCGACAGGCTGCGGGCTGTGGCAGGATATGAGATTCATTTGTTTAACGCGACGATGGAAAACGGGATTCCGAGTGTCTGGACGATAGCGAAGAATCGCAAGGAACAGGGGATTAACCTGATTTGTGCGGGAGGTGCCCATCCAGACCCGGTCCGGGCAGTGAAGAGCTCCATTTACGAAGCAGCTGCCATGCTATTGACGCTAAACGATAAGTTTGAAGCCAATCGGGAAGAGTACCTGCAAATGTTCCATGACCCGTTCAAGGTACGGAAGATGGATGACCATTCCATGCTGTACGGGCTGCCGGAAGCAGAGGAGCGCCTGCATTTTCTGCTCGATGATGCGCGGCCGCTGCGAACATTTGCGGAAGAATTCAAAGAGCAAGAGTGGAATCACGATTTGACGGATGACCTCAGGGGGTTCCTGCAGAAATTCCGTCAATTGCATCTCGATGTCATTGTGGTGGATCAGACGACGCCCGAAATTTTACGGAACGGACTGCATTGCGTGAAGGTGTTGATTCCCGGCATGCTGCCGATGACATTTGGACAACAACTGACTCGTGTCTCCGGACTGGAACGGGTATTGCGCGTGCCTATGGAGCTGGGCTATACGACAAAGCCGTTAAGGTACGATCAGCTCAATTCACACCCGCATCCATTTCCGTAG
- a CDS encoding heavy metal translocating P-type ATPase, translating to MQATATNENKQVNLQITGMTCAACAIRIEKGLNKVEGVSAANVNFAMEKASVTFDPAKVDVNQLEQSIKKLGYGTAKETVDFQLEGMTCAACANRIEKGLNKLPGVTKATVNFAMETAHVEYSASEVSVADMQKKVEQLGYKAILKTGDEANAVDHREIELNHQKRKLLLSVIFSLPLLWSMVGHFSFTSWIYMPKILMNPWVQLLLATPVQFYVGKQFYIGAYKALRNGSANMDVLVSLGTSAAYFYSLYLTLDWYANGGSVHHGPSLYYETSAVLITLVIMGKLFESLAKGRSSEAIKSLMGLQAKTALVVRNGQEMTIPVDEVVVGDLVMVRPGDKVPVDGEVAEGMSSVDESMLTGESIPVSKKPGDAVIGATINKNGVLKIKATKVGKETALAQIIKVVEEAQGSKAPIQRVADVISGIFVPIVVGIAIVSFLIWYFFVTPGSVADALEIAIAILVIACPCALGLATPTSIMAGSGRAAELGILFKGGEHLEMTHKIDAIILDKTGTVTKGKPELTDVFVEGDEAEFLRLVGAAEKNSEHPLAEAIVAGIQAKGISLPTAQSFEAIPGFGIKAVVEGHELLIGTRRLMQTYEVDAKSAYELMSRLEEAGKTAMLVAINKRYMGIVAVADTIKETSKEAVSRLKEMGIQVVMITGDNERTAKAIAAQVGIDHVLAEALPEGKAEEVKKLQAQGKKVAMVGDGINDAPALATADIGMAIGTGTDIAMEAADVTLMRGDLLSIPDAIYMSRKTMSYIKQNLFWALGYNTLGIPIAAIGLLAPWVAGAAMALSSVSVVLNALRLQRVNVPKK from the coding sequence ATGCAGGCGACGGCAACGAATGAAAACAAGCAGGTCAATTTGCAAATTACAGGGATGACGTGTGCGGCTTGCGCGATTCGGATCGAAAAAGGCTTGAACAAAGTGGAAGGGGTATCTGCGGCAAACGTAAATTTCGCGATGGAAAAAGCCAGCGTCACTTTCGATCCGGCCAAAGTCGATGTCAATCAGCTGGAGCAAAGCATTAAAAAGCTAGGCTATGGTACGGCAAAAGAGACAGTGGATTTTCAGCTGGAGGGGATGACCTGTGCTGCCTGTGCGAACCGGATTGAAAAGGGATTGAATAAGCTGCCTGGAGTCACGAAGGCCACGGTCAATTTCGCAATGGAGACGGCTCACGTCGAGTACTCTGCCAGTGAAGTGTCCGTGGCAGATATGCAGAAGAAAGTCGAGCAGCTCGGATATAAAGCGATCTTGAAGACAGGCGATGAAGCAAATGCAGTCGATCATCGGGAAATCGAGCTGAACCACCAGAAGCGCAAACTTTTGCTCTCTGTCATCTTCTCTCTCCCGCTTTTGTGGAGCATGGTGGGACACTTCTCGTTCACCTCCTGGATCTACATGCCAAAGATCCTGATGAATCCTTGGGTTCAGCTGCTGCTGGCCACTCCGGTGCAATTTTACGTGGGCAAACAGTTTTACATCGGGGCATACAAAGCATTGCGCAATGGAAGCGCCAATATGGATGTGTTGGTGTCACTCGGAACTTCCGCGGCTTATTTTTACAGCCTCTACCTGACACTCGACTGGTACGCCAATGGCGGCAGCGTCCACCACGGTCCCTCCTTGTACTATGAGACCAGTGCGGTTCTGATTACGCTCGTGATCATGGGAAAATTGTTTGAATCGCTGGCAAAAGGCCGGTCGTCCGAAGCGATCAAGTCTCTCATGGGACTGCAAGCCAAGACGGCTCTGGTCGTGCGAAATGGTCAAGAGATGACGATCCCGGTGGATGAAGTGGTCGTAGGAGACCTCGTCATGGTACGTCCCGGGGATAAAGTGCCGGTCGATGGTGAAGTCGCGGAAGGGATGTCTTCCGTAGACGAGTCGATGCTGACGGGCGAGAGCATTCCTGTGTCCAAGAAGCCGGGCGACGCCGTCATCGGTGCGACGATCAACAAAAACGGCGTGCTGAAAATCAAGGCGACCAAGGTCGGAAAAGAAACAGCACTCGCACAAATCATCAAAGTGGTGGAAGAAGCACAAGGCTCGAAAGCACCGATCCAACGGGTGGCGGATGTCATTTCCGGAATTTTTGTTCCGATCGTTGTCGGTATCGCCATCGTCTCGTTCCTGATCTGGTACTTCTTCGTCACACCCGGTAGTGTGGCTGACGCTTTGGAAATTGCCATTGCGATTTTGGTCATCGCTTGCCCTTGTGCACTGGGATTGGCCACACCGACCTCCATCATGGCGGGATCGGGCCGTGCCGCTGAGCTGGGGATCCTGTTCAAAGGCGGAGAACACCTGGAGATGACCCACAAGATCGACGCGATTATCCTAGACAAAACAGGAACCGTCACCAAAGGAAAGCCAGAGCTCACGGATGTTTTCGTCGAAGGCGACGAAGCTGAATTTCTCAGACTTGTGGGAGCTGCCGAAAAAAATTCGGAGCATCCGCTCGCAGAAGCAATCGTGGCTGGCATTCAGGCAAAAGGCATTTCCCTTCCCACGGCGCAATCGTTTGAAGCCATCCCTGGATTTGGAATCAAGGCAGTGGTGGAAGGACATGAGCTGTTAATCGGCACGCGGCGTTTGATGCAGACATACGAGGTAGATGCAAAAAGCGCGTATGAATTGATGTCACGTCTGGAGGAAGCCGGTAAAACGGCCATGCTTGTTGCGATAAATAAACGGTACATGGGTATAGTAGCAGTAGCGGATACGATCAAAGAAACCTCCAAAGAAGCGGTCAGCCGCTTGAAGGAAATGGGTATTCAGGTCGTCATGATCACCGGGGACAACGAGCGGACGGCAAAAGCCATCGCGGCACAAGTCGGAATCGATCATGTGCTGGCAGAGGCGCTGCCAGAAGGCAAAGCGGAAGAAGTGAAGAAGCTGCAGGCACAAGGCAAAAAGGTAGCGATGGTCGGCGATGGAATCAATGATGCGCCTGCACTGGCAACAGCTGACATCGGAATGGCAATCGGCACGGGTACTGACATTGCCATGGAAGCAGCCGATGTGACCCTGATGCGCGGTGATCTGCTCAGTATTCCTGACGCGATCTATATGAGCCGCAAAACGATGAGCTACATCAAACAAAATTTGTTCTGGGCTCTCGGGTACAATACACTCGGGATTCCGATCGCGGCTATCGGGCTCTTGGCTCCGTGGGTAGCAGGAGCAGCTATGGCGCTAAGCTCCGTGTCCGTCGTGTTAAACGCGCTTCGCTTGCAGCGTGTCAACGTTCCAAAAAAATGA
- a CDS encoding DUF488 family protein has product MLVTTIGFSKKSLRSFATALQQHNVDRVIDTRLQNTSQLAGFAKKEDLSYVLELLNIDYLHELSLAPTEELLKAIKQKEIPWAEFEKIFVDLLAERKVEAKLDDWLGDKVPCFLCSEEKPHHCHRKLVVEYLKEFDNRIEIVHL; this is encoded by the coding sequence ATGTTAGTGACAACGATTGGTTTCTCCAAAAAATCCCTTCGCTCTTTCGCCACGGCCCTGCAGCAGCACAACGTCGATCGCGTCATTGATACCCGTCTGCAAAATACGTCCCAGCTCGCTGGGTTCGCTAAAAAGGAGGACCTTTCTTACGTATTGGAACTCCTGAACATCGACTACCTCCATGAGCTTTCCTTGGCCCCGACGGAAGAGCTGCTAAAGGCAATCAAACAAAAGGAAATCCCTTGGGCTGAATTTGAAAAAATTTTCGTAGATTTGCTCGCCGAGCGCAAAGTAGAAGCAAAGCTGGATGATTGGCTGGGCGACAAGGTTCCGTGCTTCCTGTGCAGCGAAGAAAAGCCCCACCATTGCCATCGAAAGCTGGTTGTGGAGTATTTGAAAGAATTCGATAATCGGATCGAAATTGTACACTTGTAA
- a CDS encoding metal-sensitive transcriptional regulator: MNVEQMETPTAAESACCSTGGTERKSHHSDKEKNTLISRLNRIEGQVRGIKGMIEKDVYCDDVLNQIASVQSALNGVGKLLLEHHMKSCVIERIQEGDEEVLTELLTTMNKLMK, from the coding sequence ATGAACGTAGAACAAATGGAAACCCCGACGGCTGCTGAATCGGCTTGTTGTTCGACAGGAGGGACTGAGCGCAAAAGCCATCACTCTGATAAAGAGAAAAATACGCTGATCAGTCGACTGAATCGGATCGAAGGCCAAGTTCGAGGCATCAAAGGAATGATTGAAAAAGACGTATACTGCGATGACGTGCTGAATCAAATCGCGTCTGTTCAATCGGCCCTGAACGGAGTGGGAAAGCTCCTGCTTGAGCATCACATGAAAAGCTGTGTCATCGAGCGCATTCAGGAAGGCGATGAGGAAGTTCTAACTGAGCTCTTGACGACGATGAACAAGCTGATGAAATAA
- a CDS encoding putative thiazole-containing bacteriocin maturation protein: protein MENLDSSMRLKVKRDAFFLPDPKGSVYFRNNVGSFRMEGAMIDRWVEQLLPMFNGEHTLEELTDGLPDEYRDQVFEIARSLYQNGFVQDVSQEIPHQLPEKILAQYGTQIEFLSHLAGSGAHRFMGYRQSNIVAVGSGPFFVSMIGALLESGLPKFHMLITDEVPTNRQRIEELAAHARKKDPDVAIEELAQPQKGEAFWREAFGAFEAVLYVSQTGNIDECRQLRSVCKEAGKSFLPAILMGQVGLAGPLEGPDSAGCWESAWRRIHQQSLGEDLGNQPYCATAGAMLANVIVFEWFKAVTGVTDPASENQVYLLKTETMEGNWHSYEPHPAVMGSSQVNWTDDLEPYLNPKEKRQAGSGLLSYFSTLSSPATGIFHRWEEEDLIQLPLSQCFIQIADPLSDGPAQLLPQMVCTGLTHEEARKEAGLTGIEAYVSRLTGVVGVGAGESAAEGICRALQSCLSKVLERQLQDHTPSITTVAWSQVEDQRCQYYLQVLSATQGEPRVGLGASVHGFPVVWVGIEQDWYGSVGLHVTLALRKSLETALLHVQNQNELRTGPALKVTSVQVLENGKDLVIPLLEEEDDEKLLASCLEILGQNGKHMDLCDLAHESFLREELAGVFGVRLREEESQ, encoded by the coding sequence ATGGAGAATTTGGACTCTTCAATGCGTCTGAAGGTGAAGAGGGATGCCTTTTTTCTCCCTGATCCCAAGGGCAGTGTGTATTTCCGGAACAACGTAGGCTCATTTCGCATGGAAGGAGCGATGATCGACCGGTGGGTAGAGCAGCTTTTGCCCATGTTTAATGGAGAGCATACCTTGGAAGAGCTGACGGACGGACTGCCGGATGAGTACCGCGATCAGGTGTTTGAGATTGCAAGGAGCTTATACCAGAACGGATTTGTTCAGGATGTGAGCCAGGAGATCCCCCATCAGTTGCCGGAAAAGATTCTCGCCCAGTATGGCACGCAAATCGAATTCTTGAGCCATCTGGCAGGCTCGGGAGCTCATCGCTTCATGGGCTATCGCCAGTCCAACATCGTAGCTGTAGGGTCTGGCCCCTTCTTTGTGTCTATGATAGGGGCGCTGCTGGAATCTGGTCTGCCCAAGTTCCACATGCTGATTACGGATGAAGTGCCTACCAATCGGCAACGGATTGAAGAGCTGGCTGCGCATGCCCGGAAAAAGGACCCGGACGTAGCGATCGAGGAGCTGGCTCAGCCACAGAAGGGCGAAGCCTTCTGGAGAGAGGCTTTTGGGGCTTTTGAGGCTGTCCTGTACGTATCGCAGACGGGGAATATCGATGAGTGCAGACAGCTCCGTTCTGTATGCAAAGAGGCAGGAAAGTCGTTCTTGCCTGCCATCCTGATGGGTCAGGTCGGTCTTGCGGGACCTCTCGAGGGTCCTGATTCGGCTGGATGCTGGGAATCGGCTTGGCGGCGAATCCACCAGCAATCGCTCGGTGAGGATCTGGGAAATCAGCCGTACTGCGCTACCGCAGGCGCGATGCTGGCCAATGTCATCGTCTTCGAATGGTTCAAAGCGGTGACGGGAGTGACTGACCCTGCCTCGGAGAATCAAGTCTATTTGCTGAAGACGGAGACGATGGAGGGAAATTGGCACTCCTACGAGCCGCACCCTGCCGTGATGGGATCATCGCAAGTGAACTGGACAGATGATCTGGAGCCCTATCTGAACCCAAAGGAGAAGAGGCAGGCGGGCAGCGGACTGTTGTCGTACTTCAGCACACTGAGCTCGCCCGCAACAGGGATTTTTCACCGGTGGGAGGAGGAGGACTTGATACAGCTTCCGCTCTCGCAATGCTTTATCCAGATCGCCGACCCGCTGTCGGATGGCCCGGCGCAGCTTTTGCCACAGATGGTCTGCACGGGTCTGACGCATGAGGAGGCTCGAAAGGAAGCGGGTCTTACGGGAATCGAGGCGTATGTCTCACGTCTGACGGGGGTAGTCGGAGTCGGAGCGGGAGAATCTGCAGCGGAGGGGATTTGCCGGGCGCTCCAATCATGCTTGTCCAAGGTGCTGGAGAGGCAGCTGCAGGACCACACCCCTTCTATTACAACCGTGGCATGGAGTCAAGTAGAAGATCAACGATGCCAGTATTACCTCCAGGTTTTGTCCGCTACACAGGGAGAGCCGAGGGTGGGACTGGGGGCAAGTGTGCATGGTTTTCCCGTAGTCTGGGTCGGAATCGAGCAGGACTGGTATGGAAGTGTTGGCCTGCATGTCACCTTGGCCTTGAGGAAGTCGCTGGAAACAGCATTGCTTCATGTCCAAAATCAAAATGAGCTCCGTACTGGCCCTGCTCTGAAGGTAACTTCCGTACAGGTGCTGGAAAACGGGAAAGACCTCGTCATTCCGCTGCTGGAAGAGGAGGATGACGAGAAGTTGCTGGCATCCTGCCTGGAAATTTTAGGTCAAAACGGCAAACACATGGATCTATGCGATCTGGCGCACGAGTCCTTTTTGCGCGAGGAGCTGGCGGGAGTATTTGGGGTGCGGCTGCGAGAGGAGGAATCTCAGTGA
- a CDS encoding cation transporter: protein MTNLTLQVEGMSCQHCVNSIEGALQAIGANGKVNLAAHTVEVTWTDGLLSLEAVKEAIEEQGYEVVAIIDNKEGVNGDAGDGNE from the coding sequence ATGACAAATCTTACGCTGCAAGTAGAAGGCATGAGCTGCCAACACTGCGTGAATTCAATTGAAGGTGCCCTACAGGCAATAGGTGCAAACGGAAAAGTCAATCTTGCGGCACATACCGTAGAAGTCACATGGACAGACGGCCTTCTTTCTCTGGAAGCTGTAAAAGAGGCAATCGAGGAACAAGGCTACGAAGTCGTAGCGATCATCGACAACAAGGAAGGAGTGAATGGAGATGCAGGCGACGGCAACGAATGA
- a CDS encoding nitrite reductase encodes MGEKRKIAVAPAIQVGGSLFTPEQLAVIGRVSDADAKIEVTSFKQWYLEIPAERVEVIKEELERAGLEVYPAGFVTKSLIACQFCKGAEEAGLETARRINQAIAGLETPTPLKVGYAGCALGTSEPLLKDIGIVKMRDTFDLYVGGEPKGLKASLAALLVAGLTEEELVPVLTKMIDHYKQHAKGKEKFSKFVNRISLERLKQIVC; translated from the coding sequence ATGGGAGAGAAGAGAAAGATAGCGGTTGCCCCAGCGATACAGGTCGGGGGAAGTCTTTTTACACCAGAGCAGCTTGCGGTCATCGGCAGGGTGTCGGATGCAGATGCAAAAATCGAAGTGACTTCGTTCAAACAATGGTATCTGGAGATTCCCGCAGAGCGAGTTGAGGTCATCAAGGAAGAACTCGAGCGTGCTGGACTCGAGGTATACCCGGCAGGCTTTGTGACCAAAAGCTTGATTGCCTGTCAATTTTGCAAAGGGGCGGAGGAAGCAGGCCTGGAGACGGCACGCAGAATCAATCAGGCGATCGCCGGACTGGAAACCCCCACTCCGCTGAAGGTCGGGTACGCGGGCTGTGCTCTGGGCACGAGCGAGCCGTTGTTAAAGGACATCGGGATCGTGAAAATGCGGGATACCTTCGACCTTTACGTAGGAGGCGAGCCAAAGGGCCTGAAGGCGTCCCTGGCAGCATTGCTCGTCGCCGGGCTGACAGAGGAAGAGCTGGTGCCAGTCTTGACCAAAATGATTGATCATTACAAGCAGCATGCGAAGGGGAAAGAAAAATTCAGCAAGTTCGTCAACCGTATTTCCTTGGAGCGATTGAAGCAAATCGTCTGTTGA